From the genome of Actinacidiphila yeochonensis CN732, one region includes:
- a CDS encoding P-loop NTPase family protein, with amino-acid sequence MTLFRGPVQAAPAEPCNTFAVPTVIAPIEGPERVVWEPDGPLVPWQVAGADDLWVEIDHTRDLLRRFEAEGPQPDRIIDRIENAGHLVVVSGPRQSGKTTLLHKAVHSLALRLDDRMRTWSNVEQLVPAQERWTARSPQELSHVRVVALAGPRNAPAHVAWAAGRPLDVDQVHDRILRKVRETLGKPEVEDGHPPGSEDLYVAYERLSRQLIEDRTVLLILLPDFGWGGEGLTGRFYRSCRDNARCGIVFFVESRNDTGCADDLRTAFGDELGTENVTHLALGPMAEGDWRDFIDARHRAAIPGAAIRVAAEVTDGAPALLTGASVGKLRKVLYAATQHAHENRRDEVDAATLRAVGRAFEVPGPDQFRRDGASRQQTEEPRP; translated from the coding sequence ATGACACTCTTCCGCGGCCCCGTCCAGGCGGCCCCGGCCGAGCCGTGCAACACCTTCGCGGTGCCCACGGTCATCGCCCCGATCGAGGGGCCCGAGCGGGTCGTCTGGGAGCCGGACGGTCCGCTGGTGCCCTGGCAGGTCGCGGGCGCCGACGACCTGTGGGTGGAGATCGACCACACCCGGGACCTGCTCCGCCGCTTCGAGGCCGAGGGTCCGCAGCCGGACCGGATCATCGACAGGATCGAGAACGCCGGCCACCTGGTGGTCGTCAGCGGTCCGCGGCAGTCCGGCAAGACGACGCTGCTGCACAAGGCCGTGCACAGCCTGGCGCTGCGGCTGGACGACCGGATGAGGACGTGGTCCAACGTCGAGCAGCTCGTGCCGGCCCAGGAGCGCTGGACGGCGCGCAGCCCGCAGGAGCTGAGCCACGTGCGGGTCGTCGCCCTCGCCGGACCGCGCAACGCTCCGGCACACGTCGCCTGGGCCGCCGGCCGGCCGCTGGACGTCGACCAGGTGCACGACCGGATCCTCCGCAAGGTCCGTGAGACGCTGGGCAAGCCCGAGGTCGAGGACGGCCACCCGCCCGGCAGCGAGGACCTGTACGTCGCCTACGAGCGGCTGAGCCGCCAGCTCATCGAGGACCGGACGGTGCTGCTGATCCTGCTGCCCGACTTCGGGTGGGGCGGGGAGGGCCTGACCGGCAGGTTCTACCGGAGCTGCCGGGACAACGCGCGCTGCGGCATCGTCTTCTTCGTGGAGAGCCGGAACGACACGGGCTGCGCCGACGATCTGCGGACCGCGTTCGGCGACGAGTTGGGGACCGAGAACGTCACGCACCTGGCGCTCGGGCCCATGGCGGAGGGCGACTGGCGCGACTTCATCGACGCACGCCACCGCGCGGCCATCCCCGGCGCGGCGATCCGGGTGGCCGCCGAGGTGACGGACGGGGCGCCCGCCCTACTGACCGGTGCGAGCGTCGGGAAGCTCCGCAAGGTGCTGTACGCCGCGACGCAGCACGCCCACGAGAACCGGCGGGACGAGGTCGACGCGGCCACGCTGCGCGCGGTCGGCAGAGCGTTCGAGGTACCCGGGCCGGACCAGTTCCGGCGTGACGGCGCGAGCCGGCAGCAGACTGAGGAGCCGCGGCCATGA
- the fxsT gene encoding FxSxx-COOH system tetratricopeptide repeat protein — protein sequence MTQQAGGAPRGVRVVVFYAGSGAVGQTTTVAHTAVAMAGAGRRTLVVHVPGSGPDSRLVDHLRHHAGGVRVARAEDAPSAGPLPAPWEWRLPGDGGTVPLWVLDLPDAAALARLPVREAAARAAVYHGYDTVLVDAPVPRTSEQAMVLGRLGHVLAACFGPTSWSVDAAAALAREMGKDAESARGPRPAGGAGAARPFDLVVVGIRTDNRLSEQLRLARDRVRTAFRGLAGDRAVPYVEIPFDQVETLEAAAGREDVRPPVPTTPAERRPPRSAVRRGGYARLADVLDRPVSYGVERVTVVGPERSRAWLEWLEEQVHGANLACATVPLAEFTGTAPASGEMLLVVPPVGAPRERIAALERLSHPDVRVVVVDDEPLPAGLGHHERLDLRRCEPADAAARLRHALRLPPPAAAVGGAAAFPVLPERHNLPPRDPAFTGRDGLLLAIRERFAEAAAGPVPGLLTGVSGIGKSALALEFCHRFAGAHRIVWWLDAADRTAVERGLGLLAESVGLPERDEPQEVLAWLGSPDAPSWLLVYDDADDPEALAGLLPRHGNGNVLLTCREEDGLPGGRAFAVPPLSLDESRDLIGAAVPDLDPALADQIGQAMGRGPLAVALAGAWVRLRAERRMAEDNRPRPAALREAADRLMTAFGAHQQQLLARGDAVPLERVMLEAAVADLPAAAGGTLWDREPSGTRALERLLECCALLAPVGMDTGLLNSPALMAALAGPGPGPGGGRAAAVRDPLVVHAALWALVQQGLLELRTDPAGAAGGPHPGQTVRQVRPLREMVLARMDPAERALRERQVRGILAEGAGRDAGGPGDGAPASLDARALRLTALSLWTDERPEVRRVVLADLAALIATREHRRLTEALRIARTTARQWYASPPPLEYLRLRNHTAQAYRTLGRYPRAAEAAEEALRGHRMVLGLDHPRSLLSADSFGAILRSQGAMLEARVLGRHVRGTLAGILGPDHPATTQTEHNLALAEALCGDYRAAFDLLQHRRDVLAATGRTDPSSMGILAFVHRGLGQNRESFDLLKLYLHQARGAAGAESASAEIGLAVSERRLGLAARGRQAGLVESALERDQRILDACRKHFGDGQLITERCRFSLATDLHATHKHGEALDTIRTCRKALEDTLGEDHPYTGLAAVREGVHLRAVDEADAALDTGTRALEALRDGLGHSHPWVAAAAAAVAGTLVARGHHDNARQYYREALETLDDLGQERHPDRALVARDLRVLDAPGGPGDGTGQHRDIDLELPDL from the coding sequence ATGACACAGCAGGCCGGCGGGGCGCCACGCGGTGTCCGGGTGGTCGTGTTCTACGCCGGCAGCGGGGCGGTCGGCCAGACCACCACCGTCGCCCACACGGCGGTGGCGATGGCGGGCGCCGGGCGCCGGACGCTGGTCGTGCACGTGCCCGGGTCGGGGCCGGACTCCCGGCTGGTGGACCATCTGCGCCACCACGCGGGCGGTGTCCGGGTGGCGCGCGCCGAGGACGCGCCGTCCGCCGGGCCGCTGCCGGCGCCCTGGGAGTGGCGGCTGCCCGGCGACGGCGGGACCGTTCCGCTGTGGGTCCTCGACCTGCCCGACGCCGCCGCCCTGGCGCGGCTCCCGGTCCGGGAGGCCGCCGCCCGGGCCGCCGTCTACCACGGCTACGACACCGTCCTGGTGGACGCGCCGGTGCCGCGCACGTCCGAGCAGGCCATGGTCCTGGGCCGGCTGGGCCATGTGCTGGCGGCCTGCTTCGGGCCCACGTCGTGGTCGGTCGACGCGGCGGCCGCGCTGGCCCGCGAGATGGGCAAGGACGCCGAGAGCGCCCGAGGCCCCCGGCCCGCGGGCGGGGCGGGCGCGGCGCGGCCGTTCGACCTCGTCGTCGTCGGCATCCGGACGGACAACCGGCTCAGCGAGCAGCTCCGGCTGGCCCGCGACCGGGTGCGGACGGCGTTCCGCGGCCTCGCGGGCGACCGCGCGGTGCCGTACGTCGAGATCCCCTTCGACCAGGTGGAGACGCTTGAGGCGGCCGCGGGGCGCGAGGACGTGCGGCCGCCGGTCCCCACGACGCCCGCGGAGCGGCGCCCGCCGCGGAGCGCGGTACGGCGCGGCGGGTACGCCCGGTTGGCCGACGTGCTCGACCGCCCCGTGTCCTACGGCGTCGAGCGGGTGACCGTGGTCGGCCCGGAGCGGTCCCGGGCGTGGCTGGAGTGGTTGGAGGAGCAGGTCCACGGCGCCAACCTGGCATGTGCGACGGTGCCGTTGGCGGAGTTCACCGGCACGGCGCCGGCGTCCGGCGAGATGCTGCTGGTCGTCCCGCCGGTCGGCGCCCCCCGAGAGCGGATCGCCGCCCTGGAGCGCCTGTCGCACCCGGACGTGCGGGTCGTGGTGGTCGACGACGAGCCGCTGCCCGCCGGGCTCGGCCACCACGAACGCCTCGACCTGCGCCGCTGCGAGCCGGCGGACGCCGCCGCACGGCTGCGGCACGCGCTGCGGCTGCCGCCGCCGGCCGCCGCGGTCGGCGGCGCGGCCGCCTTCCCGGTGCTGCCGGAGCGGCACAACCTGCCGCCGCGGGACCCGGCGTTCACCGGCCGCGACGGCCTGCTGCTGGCGATCCGCGAGCGGTTCGCCGAGGCCGCCGCGGGGCCGGTGCCCGGCCTGCTCACCGGGGTGTCCGGCATCGGGAAGAGCGCGCTGGCGCTGGAGTTCTGCCACCGGTTCGCGGGCGCGCACCGGATCGTGTGGTGGCTGGACGCCGCCGACCGCACCGCGGTCGAGCGCGGGCTGGGCCTGCTGGCCGAGAGCGTCGGGCTGCCGGAGCGGGACGAGCCGCAGGAGGTCCTGGCGTGGCTCGGTTCGCCGGACGCGCCCAGCTGGCTGCTGGTGTACGACGACGCCGACGATCCCGAGGCGCTGGCCGGGCTGCTGCCGCGACACGGCAACGGGAACGTCCTGTTGACCTGCCGCGAGGAGGACGGCCTGCCGGGCGGCAGGGCGTTCGCGGTGCCGCCGCTCTCGCTCGACGAGAGCCGGGACCTGATCGGCGCCGCCGTCCCCGACCTGGACCCGGCGCTGGCCGACCAGATCGGGCAGGCCATGGGCCGGGGCCCGCTGGCGGTGGCGCTGGCCGGCGCGTGGGTCCGGCTGCGGGCCGAGCGGCGCATGGCGGAGGACAACCGGCCGCGGCCCGCCGCCCTGCGGGAGGCCGCCGACCGGCTGATGACCGCGTTCGGCGCCCACCAGCAGCAGTTGCTGGCCCGCGGCGACGCGGTGCCGCTGGAGCGCGTCATGCTGGAGGCGGCCGTGGCCGACCTGCCGGCCGCGGCGGGCGGCACGTTGTGGGACCGCGAGCCGAGCGGCACCAGGGCGCTGGAGCGGCTGCTGGAGTGCTGCGCGCTGCTGGCGCCGGTCGGGATGGACACCGGCCTGCTGAACTCACCGGCGCTGATGGCCGCGCTCGCCGGCCCCGGACCCGGCCCCGGCGGCGGCCGGGCCGCCGCGGTCAGGGACCCGCTGGTGGTCCACGCGGCGCTGTGGGCCCTGGTCCAGCAGGGCCTGCTGGAGCTGCGCACGGACCCGGCCGGGGCGGCGGGTGGGCCGCACCCAGGGCAGACCGTGCGGCAGGTCCGCCCGCTGCGCGAGATGGTCCTGGCGCGGATGGACCCGGCCGAGCGCGCGCTGCGCGAGCGGCAGGTCCGCGGCATCCTGGCCGAGGGCGCGGGCCGGGACGCCGGCGGCCCCGGCGACGGCGCCCCGGCGAGCCTCGACGCGCGTGCCCTGCGGCTGACGGCGCTGTCGCTGTGGACCGACGAGCGGCCCGAGGTCCGGCGCGTGGTCCTCGCCGACCTCGCGGCCCTGATCGCGACCCGGGAGCACCGCCGGCTGACGGAGGCGCTGCGGATCGCGCGCACCACCGCGCGGCAGTGGTACGCGTCACCGCCGCCTCTGGAGTACCTGCGGCTGCGCAACCACACCGCGCAGGCGTACCGCACCCTCGGCAGGTACCCCCGTGCGGCGGAGGCCGCGGAGGAGGCGCTGCGCGGCCACCGCATGGTGCTGGGCCTCGACCATCCGCGCAGCCTGCTGTCGGCGGACTCCTTCGGCGCCATCCTGCGCTCCCAGGGCGCCATGCTGGAGGCCCGGGTGCTCGGCCGCCACGTGCGGGGGACGCTGGCCGGTATCCTCGGGCCGGACCATCCGGCCACCACGCAGACCGAGCACAACCTGGCGCTCGCCGAGGCGCTGTGCGGTGACTACCGGGCCGCGTTCGACCTGCTCCAGCACCGCCGGGACGTGCTGGCCGCGACCGGCCGGACCGATCCGTCCTCGATGGGCATCCTCGCCTTCGTGCACCGCGGGCTCGGCCAGAACCGCGAGTCCTTCGACCTGCTGAAGCTGTACCTGCACCAGGCCCGGGGCGCGGCCGGCGCCGAGTCGGCCAGCGCGGAGATCGGCCTGGCGGTCAGCGAGCGGCGGCTCGGGCTGGCGGCGCGCGGCCGGCAGGCCGGCCTGGTCGAGAGCGCCCTGGAGCGGGACCAGCGGATTCTGGACGCGTGCCGGAAGCACTTCGGCGACGGCCAACTCATCACCGAACGCTGCCGGTTCAGCCTGGCAACCGACCTGCACGCGACGCACAAGCACGGGGAGGCGCTGGACACGATCCGCACCTGCCGGAAGGCACTGGAGGACACCCTCGGCGAGGACCACCCGTACACCGGGCTGGCCGCCGTCCGGGAGGGCGTCCACCTGCGCGCGGTGGACGAAGCCGACGCCGCGCTGGACACCGGCACCCGGGCGCTGGAGGCGCTGCGGGACGGCCTCGGCCACAGCCATCCGTGGGTGGCCGCCGCCGCCGCGGCCGTCGCCGGCACCCTGGTGGCCCGCGGGCACCACGACAACGCCCGCCAGTACTACCGGGAGGCGTTGGAGACCCTGGACGACCTGGGGCAGGAACGGCACCCGGACCGCGCGCTGGTCGCCCGCGACCTGCGCGTACTGGACGCGCCCGGAGGGCCCGGGGACGGCACCGGGCAGCACCGGGACATCGACCTGGAGCTGCCGGACCTGTGA
- a CDS encoding FxsB family cyclophane-forming radical SAM/SPASM peptide maturase: protein MKIHGRCNLDCDYCYMYRAADQRWRDEPRTMSGPVIDLTARRIAEHVHIHRLTRIGVVLHGGEPLLAGAAAIERLVRSVREGVGPGVRVDATLQTNGTLLTPGRLDRLAALDIGVGVSLDGGAEAHDRHRRGHDGRGSHAATEAGLRLLTSAPYRALFTGLLCTIDLAADPVATYRELLRHRPPTVDFLLPHGNWSAPPPGRDPARQHDTPYADWLIRIFDRWYGAAERPSGIRLFDDLISLMLGGRGTVEGTGLAPVDYIVVETDGTLTLDDALRAAYPGAGDTGLHLARDPFDAALPLPGLTARRSGAAGLAAECRRCPLVQVCGGGHHVHRYRADGSGFANPSVYCADLQTLIRHIHRRVAGDVARLTRTSRGASAGADAHADTGPGHTGAGSGGADVPSAGAGAGAVGVGVGGLAGGDAASGGTGDRVGGREAGAVGTRTGVA, encoded by the coding sequence GTGAAAATCCATGGCCGATGCAATCTCGACTGCGACTACTGCTATATGTACCGGGCGGCCGACCAGCGCTGGCGCGACGAGCCGCGCACGATGTCCGGTCCCGTCATCGACCTCACGGCCCGGCGGATCGCCGAGCATGTGCACATCCACCGCCTGACCCGGATCGGCGTCGTCCTGCACGGCGGCGAGCCGCTCCTCGCCGGAGCGGCCGCGATCGAGCGGCTGGTCCGGTCCGTGCGGGAGGGGGTGGGGCCCGGTGTGCGCGTCGACGCGACCCTCCAGACCAACGGCACGCTGCTGACCCCCGGCCGGCTCGACCGGCTGGCCGCCCTGGACATCGGCGTCGGCGTCAGCCTCGACGGCGGCGCCGAGGCGCACGACCGCCACCGGCGCGGCCACGACGGCAGGGGCAGCCACGCGGCGACCGAGGCCGGCCTGCGCCTGCTCACCAGCGCTCCCTACCGTGCCCTGTTCACCGGCCTCTTGTGCACCATCGACCTTGCCGCGGACCCCGTGGCCACCTACCGGGAGCTCCTGCGCCACCGGCCGCCCACGGTCGACTTCCTGCTCCCGCACGGCAACTGGTCCGCCCCGCCCCCCGGCCGTGACCCCGCCCGGCAGCACGACACGCCGTACGCGGACTGGCTGATCCGGATCTTCGACCGCTGGTACGGAGCCGCCGAACGGCCCTCCGGCATCCGCCTGTTCGACGACCTCATCAGCCTGATGCTGGGCGGCCGCGGCACGGTCGAGGGGACGGGCCTGGCCCCGGTGGACTACATCGTCGTCGAGACCGACGGCACCCTCACCCTCGACGACGCCCTGCGCGCCGCCTACCCCGGCGCCGGGGACACCGGGCTCCACCTGGCCCGCGACCCCTTCGACGCCGCCCTGCCGCTGCCCGGCCTGACCGCCCGCCGGTCGGGCGCCGCCGGACTCGCCGCCGAGTGCCGCCGCTGCCCGCTGGTCCAGGTGTGCGGCGGCGGCCACCACGTCCACCGGTACCGCGCCGACGGGAGCGGCTTCGCCAATCCGAGCGTCTACTGCGCGGACCTCCAGACCCTGATCCGCCACATCCACCGCCGCGTCGCGGGTGACGTCGCACGGCTCACACGGACCAGCCGCGGCGCTTCCGCCGGCGCGGACGCCCACGCGGACACCGGACCGGGGCATACGGGGGCCGGGTCGGGCGGCGCGGACGTCCCGTCGGCCGGTGCCGGTGCCGGTGCCGTGGGCGTGGGCGTGGGCGGGTTGGCCGGTGGGGACGCCGCGTCGGGTGGAACCGGGGACCGGGTGGGCGGCAGGGAAGCCGGTGCGGTCGGGACCCGGACAGGGGTGGCATGA
- a CDS encoding aKG-HExxH-type peptide beta-hydroxylase, protein MSPAHRGGPGAPQPYTMSLSLFAELARGGGRGATRLLADAEYSRRLVTLWSVLRAAEQHGGDVGRRARAAWQALAQAQRRAPGTVRTLVTYPALGPALLRSLHALTHSRAHPPAAGRRTTPTDPAPALEPVPEPVPEPDPLHALASLAAAAVVATGLPARVEVAPRARRITLPGLGAVRLPDAEDGTWAVVEGGAPGGWISVGGRRVAIAPGADHAPDGQDHPSGRPEAHTWLPLRAFPSDGRGRQLLLDDVDLDIPVLHDRPGRLPDAEWARWRYRLAAGLRLLHAEHPEVAAEAGAVLRVVVPIAGSPGVSRSSSSDEAYGAVALSLPDTAEGVALALAHELQHNKLSALLHLFDLTSACPGELFYAPWREDPRPLAGLLHGTYAHLGVARFWHRRMSLRPVGPARHEAQAQFARWRTAAAEAGATLAASGRLTRYGSLFVAGMNDALAELARVPVPSAAAAEGAARAAAHRGAWTARHLPAPSAPCPGG, encoded by the coding sequence ATGAGCCCTGCGCACCGCGGCGGACCCGGGGCGCCGCAGCCGTACACGATGAGCCTGTCGCTGTTCGCCGAACTCGCCCGAGGCGGCGGCCGCGGGGCGACGCGGCTGCTGGCGGACGCCGAGTACAGCCGCCGGCTGGTGACCCTGTGGTCCGTGCTCCGCGCGGCGGAACAGCACGGCGGGGACGTCGGCCGGCGGGCCCGCGCCGCCTGGCAGGCGCTGGCCCAGGCGCAGCGCCGTGCGCCCGGCACCGTACGGACGCTGGTGACCTACCCGGCCCTCGGGCCCGCGCTGCTGCGCAGCCTCCACGCGCTCACCCACAGCCGCGCGCACCCGCCCGCCGCCGGCCGGCGCACCACCCCCACGGACCCGGCCCCCGCCCTCGAACCGGTTCCCGAACCGGTCCCCGAGCCCGACCCGCTGCACGCCCTCGCCTCGCTCGCGGCCGCGGCCGTCGTCGCGACGGGACTCCCGGCCCGGGTCGAAGTGGCGCCGCGCGCACGGCGGATCACGCTGCCAGGACTCGGCGCGGTCCGCCTGCCGGACGCCGAGGACGGCACCTGGGCCGTGGTCGAGGGCGGAGCACCCGGTGGGTGGATCTCCGTCGGCGGTCGGCGGGTCGCGATCGCCCCCGGAGCGGACCACGCGCCGGACGGCCAGGACCACCCGTCCGGACGTCCCGAGGCGCACACCTGGCTGCCCTTGCGCGCGTTCCCGTCCGACGGCCGCGGGCGGCAGCTCCTGCTCGACGACGTCGACCTCGACATCCCCGTCCTCCACGACCGGCCCGGCCGGTTGCCGGACGCCGAGTGGGCACGCTGGCGGTACCGGCTCGCCGCGGGGCTGCGGCTGCTGCACGCGGAGCACCCGGAGGTCGCGGCCGAGGCGGGCGCCGTGCTGCGGGTCGTGGTGCCGATCGCCGGGTCGCCCGGCGTCAGCCGCAGCAGCAGCTCCGACGAGGCGTACGGGGCCGTCGCGCTGAGCCTGCCGGACACCGCGGAGGGCGTGGCCCTGGCGCTGGCCCACGAGCTTCAGCACAACAAGCTCTCCGCGCTCCTCCACCTCTTCGACCTCACCTCGGCCTGCCCCGGCGAACTCTTCTACGCTCCCTGGCGTGAGGACCCGCGGCCCCTGGCCGGCCTGCTCCACGGCACCTACGCCCACCTCGGCGTGGCCCGCTTCTGGCATCGCCGCATGTCCCTGCGCCCGGTCGGCCCGGCCCGCCACGAGGCCCAGGCCCAGTTCGCCCGCTGGCGTACGGCGGCCGCCGAGGCCGGCGCCACCCTGGCCGCCAGCGGCCGGCTCACCCGCTACGGCTCGCTCTTCGTCGCGGGCATGAACGACGCCCTCGCGGAACTGGCCCGCGTCCCCGTCCCCTCCGCCGCCGCGGCCGAGGGCGCCGCCCGAGCCGCCGCCCACCGCGGCGCCTGGACCGCCCGCCACCTCCCCGCCCCGTCCGCCCCGTGCCCGGGAGGGTGA
- a CDS encoding discoidin domain-containing protein, which translates to MPQLPSLPVDRRRFVQLLGASAALAALPAVLGEGVASAAGRPGAGAGHGVGNATAPDPVAETYYRVLLDHTRWSETQWDAAKGYYTATDFGFAVVLGNAVLLTHGTYDADRAGIDAAALKDRTIASIRHFAASNRNNGGTEWGKTLFFDTTFQLYFALAARLLWDDLDAATRQDVDSLIRNQAAYTTSLGTGDDPLSSSWTPNGLKGGWAGDTKVDEMGVYAQSLVPALVWAQDDPRYGDWLAAYRAWARNETGLPAADRANPATVDGTPVSDNTAHNVWDSFVVENHGSFEPHYQEEVWRTSARTAIHYLTAGSALPQVVTDQPNTDPLWRSILNVMSDAGEPFMPMINDREHLYGRDVIPLAFQAQVIGDRAAARAEQAMAERLEAYQSYPPEYRLAKFSGEPKYEPEARAEVAISYLLHLWAAKSGRQVRALTEPEFFQQASGVMDFGEGPGLVSHQSAGAWSAAVSKAGFVKFAWQPAHDDWLFKLSAATPMFLPAATGKVAGRRARAYHAVRDGFDGSATVLDLGSGSYAGLTTLPSGAVVYATTGTGDGEGHLEVYNLTMPGMPGLTGARTYRYAEGSHSVAAADGAGSTTGGRVDQLAFTRTQVRYLRMLGVQGHPTYGYSVYEFEARDGADGTDLAQGATATASSSDAGLGPALAVDGSTTTRWAVSKGDRTRADSWLEVDLGAEEAVDRVTIRWEVAAGRAYLVQGSTDGQTWADLASWPVPDVSSHGGWLDVDGRAGLVVRGSTLPLSVYGDTVVLADGPAAPLLVEGIPGASTHTLRELAGRPVPRPDADGVRAALTEDHLSLLNLTGSAVSTRVAVPASGAGRVLFDGRQTVTSDGTSLEAGLDAASAVLLAPRLTLHPLTGDRLPSGLVAEVVDGATVRLSGARCRVLVTGQGRSAAATVRGTVTVRLPGATAFPLDDLALGRTVFPTNPLPAGMSDPRAAVDGDPRTAWTPGPNGRMVVDLGASVAFGTVRAEWTGGRVPAGRVEVSDDGLTYRSTGTMTGSGTIRQLDAGTTARYVALVTDASGAGAARLVALVVR; encoded by the coding sequence GTGCCCCAGCTCCCCTCTCTCCCCGTCGACCGGCGGCGGTTCGTCCAACTCCTGGGCGCCTCGGCCGCGCTGGCCGCGCTGCCCGCCGTCCTCGGCGAGGGCGTCGCGTCCGCCGCCGGGCGCCCGGGTGCCGGCGCCGGCCACGGCGTTGGGAACGCCACCGCTCCCGACCCGGTGGCGGAGACCTACTACCGGGTCCTGCTCGACCACACCCGCTGGTCGGAGACCCAGTGGGACGCCGCCAAGGGCTACTACACGGCCACCGACTTCGGCTTCGCGGTCGTCCTCGGCAACGCGGTCCTGCTCACCCACGGCACCTACGACGCCGACCGGGCCGGCATCGACGCGGCCGCCCTCAAGGACCGGACGATCGCCTCGATCCGGCACTTCGCCGCCTCGAACCGGAACAACGGCGGCACCGAGTGGGGGAAGACGCTCTTCTTCGACACCACCTTCCAGCTGTACTTCGCGCTGGCCGCCCGGCTGCTCTGGGACGACCTGGACGCCGCGACCCGGCAGGACGTCGACTCGCTGATCCGCAACCAGGCCGCCTACACCACCTCGCTCGGCACGGGCGACGACCCGCTGTCCTCCTCCTGGACCCCCAACGGGCTGAAGGGCGGCTGGGCGGGCGACACCAAGGTCGACGAGATGGGTGTCTACGCCCAGTCACTGGTGCCGGCGCTGGTCTGGGCGCAGGACGACCCGCGGTACGGGGACTGGCTGGCGGCCTACCGCGCCTGGGCGCGGAACGAGACGGGCCTTCCGGCGGCGGACCGGGCCAACCCGGCCACCGTGGACGGGACTCCGGTCAGCGACAACACCGCGCACAACGTGTGGGACAGCTTCGTCGTGGAGAACCACGGCTCCTTCGAGCCGCACTACCAGGAGGAGGTGTGGCGCACCTCCGCCCGTACCGCGATCCACTACCTGACCGCCGGCAGCGCCCTGCCGCAAGTGGTCACCGACCAGCCCAACACCGACCCGCTCTGGCGCAGCATCCTCAACGTGATGAGCGACGCGGGCGAGCCGTTCATGCCGATGATCAACGACCGGGAGCACCTGTACGGCCGTGACGTCATCCCGCTGGCGTTCCAGGCCCAGGTGATCGGCGACCGCGCCGCCGCCCGGGCCGAACAGGCCATGGCCGAGCGGTTGGAGGCGTACCAGAGCTACCCGCCGGAGTACCGGCTGGCGAAGTTCTCCGGCGAGCCCAAGTACGAGCCGGAGGCCCGCGCCGAGGTCGCCATCAGCTATCTGCTCCACCTGTGGGCGGCGAAGTCGGGGCGGCAGGTCCGGGCGCTGACGGAACCGGAGTTCTTCCAGCAGGCTTCCGGCGTCATGGACTTCGGCGAGGGTCCGGGCCTGGTGTCGCACCAGTCGGCAGGCGCCTGGTCGGCGGCCGTCAGCAAGGCCGGGTTCGTGAAGTTCGCCTGGCAGCCGGCGCACGACGACTGGCTGTTCAAGCTCAGCGCCGCCACGCCGATGTTCCTGCCGGCCGCCACCGGCAAGGTCGCCGGTCGCCGGGCGCGTGCCTACCACGCGGTCCGCGACGGCTTCGACGGCAGCGCGACCGTCCTGGACCTCGGCTCCGGCTCCTACGCCGGCCTCACCACCCTGCCTTCGGGCGCGGTCGTGTACGCCACCACCGGCACCGGTGACGGGGAGGGGCACCTGGAGGTCTACAACCTCACCATGCCGGGCATGCCCGGCCTCACCGGGGCGCGCACCTACCGGTACGCCGAGGGCAGCCACAGCGTCGCCGCCGCCGACGGCGCCGGCAGCACGACCGGCGGCCGGGTGGACCAGCTGGCGTTCACCCGCACCCAGGTCCGCTACCTGCGCATGCTGGGCGTCCAGGGCCACCCCACCTACGGCTACTCGGTCTACGAGTTCGAGGCCCGGGACGGCGCCGACGGCACCGACCTCGCCCAGGGCGCCACCGCCACCGCGTCCTCCTCCGACGCGGGCCTGGGCCCCGCCCTCGCCGTGGACGGCAGCACCACCACCCGGTGGGCGGTCTCCAAGGGCGACCGGACGCGGGCCGACAGCTGGCTGGAGGTGGACCTCGGCGCCGAGGAGGCGGTGGACCGGGTCACCATCCGCTGGGAGGTCGCAGCCGGCCGCGCGTACCTCGTCCAGGGCTCCACCGACGGTCAGACCTGGGCCGACCTGGCCTCCTGGCCCGTCCCGGACGTCTCCAGCCACGGCGGCTGGCTCGACGTCGACGGCCGGGCCGGACTGGTGGTGCGCGGCTCGACGCTGCCCCTGTCGGTCTACGGCGACACCGTCGTGCTCGCCGACGGCCCGGCCGCGCCGCTGCTGGTGGAGGGCATACCCGGTGCCTCGACCCACACCCTGCGCGAGCTGGCCGGGCGGCCGGTGCCGCGGCCGGACGCCGACGGGGTGCGGGCGGCCCTGACCGAGGACCACCTCAGCCTGTTGAACCTGACGGGTTCCGCGGTCTCCACCAGGGTCGCGGTGCCGGCTTCCGGCGCCGGCCGCGTGCTGTTCGACGGCCGGCAGACCGTCACCTCGGACGGCACCTCGCTGGAGGCCGGCCTCGACGCCGCCTCGGCGGTACTGCTCGCGCCGCGCCTCACCCTGCACCCGCTGACCGGCGACCGGTTGCCCTCCGGCCTGGTCGCCGAGGTGGTGGACGGCGCCACCGTACGGCTGTCCGGGGCACGCTGCCGGGTGCTGGTGACCGGCCAGGGGCGGAGCGCGGCGGCGACCGTCCGGGGTACCGTCACCGTCCGGCTGCCCGGAGCCACCGCGTTCCCGCTGGACGACCTGGCGCTGGGTCGGACGGTCTTCCCGACGAACCCGCTGCCGGCCGGGATGTCCGACCCGCGGGCGGCCGTCGACGGTGACCCGCGCACCGCGTGGACGCCGGGCCCGAACGGCCGGATGGTGGTCGACCTGGGCGCCTCCGTGGCGTTCGGCACCGTCCGCGCGGAGTGGACCGGGGGCCGCGTGCCCGCCGGCCGGGTGGAGGTCAGCGACGACGGCCTGACCTACCGGAGCACGGGCACGATGACCGGTTCCGGCACGATCCGGCAGCTCGACGCCGGGACCACCGCCCGCTACGTGGCCCTGGTGACCGACGCGTCCGGCGCCGGTGCCGCCCGCCTGGTGGCACTCGTGGTGCGCTGA